A region of Polyangiaceae bacterium DNA encodes the following proteins:
- a CDS encoding DUF4013 domain-containing protein: protein MPDSIPPDEELSQPAPLGAPDKLAPGPAETRPARVSEALSFAFDDKRSLLVGGLWLLCPVAGWLAVQGWASEAQHRLLQNHPDPVPTLRLRDFLHYARRGGAAAFIELVGVGVFWAVGLLLFGLLNASFLAAGLVAGSLLVPLAVVCGSLLLAVAVLGMVTVVFNSMLTRAELTGRLGEAVALGEAWREARPMRRKTFATYLLFVPVTLALVILGSLLCGVGVLPALVAIKLTGAHLRYQLYEERLARGGKALPARAPAVLPSEAHLVRVLSVGSGEVKR from the coding sequence TTGCCCGACTCGATCCCGCCCGACGAGGAGCTGTCGCAGCCGGCGCCGCTCGGCGCCCCCGACAAGCTCGCGCCGGGCCCTGCCGAGACGCGCCCGGCACGCGTGAGCGAGGCCCTGAGCTTCGCCTTCGACGACAAGCGGAGCCTGTTGGTCGGCGGTCTCTGGCTGCTCTGCCCCGTCGCCGGCTGGCTCGCGGTCCAGGGTTGGGCGTCGGAGGCGCAGCACCGCCTGCTGCAGAACCACCCCGATCCCGTGCCGACGCTCCGACTCCGCGATTTCCTGCACTACGCACGGCGCGGCGGCGCGGCGGCGTTCATCGAGCTCGTCGGCGTCGGGGTGTTCTGGGCCGTTGGCCTGCTCCTGTTCGGGCTCTTGAACGCGAGCTTCCTCGCCGCGGGACTGGTGGCGGGGTCGTTGCTCGTTCCCCTGGCGGTGGTGTGCGGCAGCCTGCTCCTCGCCGTCGCCGTTCTGGGCATGGTCACCGTCGTGTTCAACTCGATGCTCACCCGCGCCGAGCTCACCGGGCGCCTGGGGGAGGCCGTGGCCCTCGGCGAGGCCTGGCGCGAAGCGCGCCCGATGCGCAGGAAGACCTTCGCCACCTATTTGTTGTTCGTGCCGGTCACGCTGGCGCTGGTGATCCTCGGCAGCCTGCTCTGCGGCGTGGGCGTCTTGCCTGCGCTCGTCGCCATCAAGCTGACGGGCGCGCACTTGCGCTATCAGCTGTACGAGGAGCGTCTGGCGCGGGGGGGCAAGGCCCTGCCCGCGCGCGCGCCGGCCGTGCTGCCCTCGGAGGCGCACCTGGTGCGGGTGCTGTCCGTGGGCAGCGGAGAGGTGAAGCGATGA
- a CDS encoding aminotransferase class I/II-fold pyridoxal phosphate-dependent enzyme, with amino-acid sequence MAEPARGPSTRSVHAGQRRDRSQALEAPLVLSSAFAFESADEAAAAFRGESDAYIYGRWGNPSVEELEAKVAALEGGEDAVATASGMAAVTGALLGTLAAGDHVVAPLAFYGESARLLRERLPAFGIQTSFVEASSVEAYLAAVRPTTRVFYAESPANPTLGITDLEALGRAAHERGITLIADNTFATPYCQNPLALGADLVVHSLTKALGGHGDAIGGVVVGARSRTEPVRDLIVKGLGGVLAPFNAFLIARGIRTLAIRQERACASAKTLAERLAGHPAAARVYYPGLQGHPGHEVAQRQMRAFGALLSFELAGGLPAGKHLLGAVRVITHAVSLGDVRSLITHPASTTASTMPPELRARAGIGDGLVRLSVGIEDVEDLWADLSAGI; translated from the coding sequence TTGGCCGAGCCCGCTCGCGGTCCGTCCACTCGAAGCGTCCACGCGGGGCAGCGCCGCGATCGGAGCCAAGCGCTCGAGGCCCCCTTGGTGCTCTCGAGCGCGTTCGCTTTCGAGAGCGCGGACGAAGCAGCTGCGGCTTTTCGCGGCGAGAGCGACGCCTACATCTACGGGCGCTGGGGTAATCCGAGCGTCGAGGAGCTCGAGGCGAAGGTCGCCGCGCTCGAGGGTGGGGAAGACGCCGTGGCGACGGCGAGCGGTATGGCCGCGGTGACCGGAGCGCTGCTCGGGACGCTCGCGGCAGGCGATCACGTGGTCGCGCCGCTGGCCTTCTACGGCGAGAGCGCGCGCCTGTTGCGCGAACGCCTGCCCGCCTTCGGCATTCAGACGAGCTTCGTCGAGGCGAGCTCCGTCGAGGCGTACCTCGCCGCGGTGCGCCCCACGACGCGGGTCTTCTACGCGGAGAGCCCGGCCAATCCGACCCTCGGCATCACCGATCTCGAAGCCCTCGGGCGCGCTGCCCACGAGCGCGGCATCACGTTGATCGCCGACAACACCTTCGCCACGCCGTACTGTCAGAACCCGCTCGCCCTCGGTGCGGATCTGGTCGTGCACAGCCTGACCAAGGCGCTCGGCGGGCACGGGGACGCCATCGGCGGAGTGGTCGTGGGCGCCCGCAGCCGGACGGAGCCGGTGCGCGACCTGATCGTGAAGGGCCTGGGCGGCGTGCTGGCTCCGTTCAACGCCTTCTTGATCGCGCGAGGCATTCGAACCCTGGCCATCAGGCAGGAGCGGGCCTGCGCCTCGGCCAAGACCTTGGCGGAGCGCCTGGCCGGCCACCCCGCCGCGGCGCGCGTGTATTACCCGGGTTTGCAGGGCCATCCGGGGCACGAGGTCGCGCAGCGCCAGATGCGCGCGTTCGGCGCGCTCCTGTCCTTCGAGCTCGCGGGCGGGCTGCCGGCGGGCAAGCACCTGCTCGGCGCGGTTCGCGTCATCACCCACGCGGTCAGCCTCGGTGACGTACGCTCGCTGATCACCCACCCCGCCTCGACGACGGCGTCCACGATGCCGCCCGAATTGCGCGCCCGCGCCGGGATCGGCGACGGCCTGGTGCGGCTCAGCGTGGGCATCGAAGACGTCGAGGATCTCTGGGCGGATTTGTCCGCCGGGATTTAG
- a CDS encoding acyl-CoA thioesterase yields the protein MFPYERVVRFHEVDPAGLLFFPHFLTYAHEAMERLFDPLEGGYSRLVTERRIGLPAVAVHSDFRAPLRYGDTAVVETSVARLGNRSMTLRYQFVRASDRVLTAEVRHTVVTTDLALLQSCPMPDDVRLVAQAHLET from the coding sequence GTGTTCCCCTACGAGCGCGTGGTCAGGTTTCACGAGGTCGATCCCGCGGGGCTGCTCTTCTTCCCGCACTTTCTGACCTATGCCCACGAGGCCATGGAGCGTCTGTTCGACCCCCTCGAGGGCGGGTACTCCCGGCTGGTGACCGAGCGCCGCATCGGGCTGCCGGCGGTGGCCGTCCACTCGGACTTCCGGGCTCCCTTGCGCTACGGCGACACTGCCGTGGTGGAGACCAGCGTCGCTCGGCTCGGCAACCGCAGCATGACGCTGCGCTACCAGTTCGTGCGCGCGAGCGATCGGGTGCTCACCGCCGAGGTGCGCCACACCGTGGTCACCACCGATCTGGCCTTGCTCCAGAGCTGCCCCATGCCCGACGACGTACGGCTCGTCGCCCAGGCGCACCTGGAGACGTGA
- a CDS encoding VWA domain-containing protein produces MRSRAWASLVCLVCGGYFAACSTNGEGGAAGSGGGGGAIGGSAGSGTGGASGGGTTSGGGGAGSGGAPSGGAPSGGAPSGGGSSAGGAAGGGGAPADAGIPDVTFSYDGPVEDDGSIGDACAATTVKAEPAPLDMFIMLDNSGSMGSDCNIGQSTVSKWCYSINALSQFFQSAPAGTGVALQYFPKCWKSTAECTTGASCAVAEVPLGQLPGNLAPLQSSLNTNAPLGGTPMEAALHGLAKYTTQNQQPGRVMIGIFVTDGVPEGCTTNANTLAGIVQSHLTNDKIKTFVIGMDGADFGTLDTIAAPGGASPHTQYCGGSSPCYSYDVDNGNPAAFTAVLAAIQKSAVACQFSMPTTDGGIVDPSKVEVQYFPAGNPPAQKLPKVTNAAACSGGGWYFDNNANPKSILLCPSSCTIVQLDTKAKIDISLGCLGS; encoded by the coding sequence ATGCGGTCCCGAGCTTGGGCGTCCCTGGTGTGTCTGGTGTGCGGCGGCTATTTCGCGGCCTGCAGCACGAACGGCGAAGGCGGCGCTGCAGGGAGCGGCGGCGGCGGGGGCGCGATCGGAGGCAGCGCGGGGAGCGGGACCGGCGGCGCCTCGGGCGGCGGGACGACGAGCGGGGGAGGAGGAGCGGGCAGCGGCGGTGCACCGAGCGGTGGCGCACCGAGCGGTGGCGCACCGAGCGGCGGCGGCAGCTCGGCGGGCGGAGCCGCCGGGGGCGGCGGCGCGCCGGCCGACGCCGGAATTCCCGACGTCACCTTCAGCTACGACGGACCCGTCGAGGACGACGGGAGCATCGGCGACGCCTGCGCGGCGACCACGGTGAAGGCAGAGCCCGCACCGCTCGACATGTTCATCATGCTCGACAACTCCGGCAGCATGGGCTCCGACTGCAACATCGGGCAGAGCACCGTCTCGAAGTGGTGTTACTCCATCAACGCGCTCTCGCAGTTCTTCCAGAGCGCGCCCGCCGGCACCGGCGTGGCCCTGCAGTATTTCCCCAAGTGCTGGAAGAGCACCGCCGAGTGCACCACCGGCGCGAGTTGCGCGGTCGCCGAGGTCCCGCTGGGTCAGCTCCCCGGAAATTTGGCGCCGCTGCAGTCGTCGCTGAACACCAACGCTCCGCTCGGCGGGACGCCGATGGAGGCCGCGCTCCACGGTCTGGCGAAGTACACGACGCAGAATCAGCAGCCGGGTCGCGTGATGATCGGCATCTTCGTCACCGACGGCGTGCCCGAGGGCTGCACTACGAACGCCAACACCCTGGCGGGCATCGTGCAGAGCCACCTGACCAACGACAAGATCAAGACCTTCGTGATCGGCATGGATGGCGCCGACTTCGGCACCCTCGACACCATCGCGGCGCCCGGCGGAGCCTCCCCGCACACGCAGTACTGCGGCGGCTCGAGCCCCTGCTACTCGTACGACGTGGACAACGGCAACCCCGCGGCCTTCACCGCCGTGCTCGCGGCCATCCAGAAGAGCGCCGTGGCCTGTCAATTCAGCATGCCGACTACGGACGGCGGCATCGTCGATCCCAGCAAGGTCGAGGTTCAGTACTTCCCCGCCGGTAACCCGCCGGCGCAGAAGCTGCCGAAGGTGACCAACGCCGCGGCTTGTTCAGGCGGCGGCTGGTACTTCGACAACAACGCCAACCCGAAGTCGATCCTGCTCTGCCCGTCGAGCTGCACCATCGTGCAGCTGGACACCAAGGCCAAGATCGACATCTCGCTGGGCTGCCTGGGCTCCTGA
- the rpsU gene encoding 30S ribosomal protein S21, translated as MTTPSEAVQCKPLEVVVGDKGIERAIKHLKRKMAAEGILRELKRRRHYMKPSVKRRKKMSEAARRRRKRLRTDDRI; from the coding sequence GTGACTACTCCCAGCGAAGCCGTTCAGTGCAAACCCCTCGAGGTCGTGGTTGGTGACAAGGGCATCGAGCGCGCCATCAAGCATCTCAAGCGCAAGATGGCCGCGGAGGGCATCCTTCGGGAGCTCAAGCGCCGTCGCCACTACATGAAGCCGTCGGTGAAGCGACGCAAGAAGATGAGCGAGGCGGCGCGCCGTCGTCGCAAGCGCCTGCGCACGGACGACCGGATTTAG
- a CDS encoding DUF971 domain-containing protein encodes MPIDPKISPTGVRAPHGASQLELSWADGKKHSYPHRILRGFCPCAGCQGHSGSIKFVEPGNLELRDVGQVGNYALALRWGDGHDGGIYSFQFLRRLGELLDAQGAEALEALGELPRA; translated from the coding sequence ATGCCCATTGACCCCAAGATCTCCCCGACCGGCGTCCGCGCCCCGCACGGCGCGAGCCAGCTCGAGCTGAGCTGGGCGGACGGCAAAAAGCACAGTTATCCGCACAGAATCCTTAGAGGTTTCTGCCCGTGCGCTGGCTGTCAGGGCCACTCCGGCTCGATCAAGTTCGTGGAGCCCGGAAACCTGGAGCTCCGGGACGTCGGCCAGGTGGGCAACTACGCGCTGGCCCTGCGCTGGGGCGACGGCCACGACGGCGGCATCTACTCCTTCCAGTTCCTGCGCCGGCTGGGCGAGCTCTTGGACGCCCAAGGAGCGGAGGCCCTCGAGGCCTTGGGGGAGCTGCCGCGAGCGTGA
- the moaB gene encoding molybdenum cofactor biosynthesis protein B: MSERAFLPLGIAVLTVSDTRTLETDTSGGLLAGELGKAGHRIAARRIVTDDVGAIRTELEGFIRAADVDVVVATGGTGITARDVTPDALAPLVTKPIPGFGELFRWLSYSDIGAATIQSRAEAALCQTTLVFTLPGSTGACRLALEKILLPQLDARTRPCNFAELLPRVKGTARG; encoded by the coding sequence ATGTCGGAACGCGCCTTCCTTCCCTTGGGGATCGCCGTGCTCACGGTCAGCGACACGCGGACGCTGGAGACGGACACGAGCGGCGGCCTGCTCGCCGGCGAGCTCGGGAAGGCCGGTCACCGGATTGCCGCGCGCCGCATCGTCACCGACGACGTCGGCGCGATCCGCACCGAGCTCGAGGGCTTCATCCGCGCCGCGGACGTGGACGTGGTGGTCGCGACCGGCGGCACGGGCATCACCGCTCGAGACGTGACGCCGGACGCGCTCGCCCCGCTCGTGACCAAGCCCATCCCCGGCTTCGGCGAGCTGTTCCGCTGGCTGAGCTACTCGGACATCGGCGCAGCGACGATCCAGTCGCGCGCGGAGGCGGCGCTGTGTCAGACCACGCTCGTGTTCACGCTGCCCGGATCGACGGGCGCGTGCCGCCTGGCGCTGGAGAAGATCCTCCTGCCACAGCTCGACGCGCGCACGCGGCCCTGCAACTTCGCCGAGCTGCTCCCGCGGGTGAAGGGCACGGCGCGGGGCTGA
- a CDS encoding glycosyltransferase family 4 protein, whose amino-acid sequence MSAERILVVSTSFPRVAGDPAGHFVATEAAALVRAGHCVTVIAPGEDRVIEGVPVVGLPDGGAFGWPGALARLRERPTRALGALAFTHRARRALREHAHDRLIAHWLLPGAWPIASASSAPLEVVAHGSDVRVLARLPRRLRQRIVAELRERGARIRCVSQQLAGELAALDPRIAERVTVEPAPLDTEGAPSRAAARALLGVAEDERLLVIAGRLVREKRLDVALAAAELIPEARVVVLGDGPEHSRLRELFPSARFLGLLPRDRALAWIAAADLVLSASRTEGAPTVLREARSLGVPVVSAVAGDLARWAEQDRDVWTVT is encoded by the coding sequence GTGAGCGCCGAGCGCATCCTGGTCGTCTCGACCTCGTTCCCGCGGGTGGCGGGGGATCCCGCCGGGCACTTCGTCGCCACGGAGGCGGCAGCCCTCGTCCGGGCCGGCCACTGCGTCACCGTCATCGCGCCCGGAGAGGACCGCGTCATCGAAGGCGTGCCGGTCGTCGGCCTGCCCGACGGCGGAGCGTTCGGCTGGCCCGGCGCCCTGGCCCGGCTTCGCGAGCGACCCACACGAGCGCTGGGCGCGCTCGCGTTCACGCATCGGGCGCGGCGCGCGCTCCGCGAGCACGCTCACGATCGGCTGATCGCGCACTGGCTCCTGCCCGGGGCCTGGCCCATCGCCAGCGCCAGCTCCGCTCCCCTCGAGGTGGTCGCTCACGGCAGCGACGTGCGCGTGCTCGCGCGCTTGCCGCGCCGCTTGCGGCAGCGCATCGTCGCGGAGCTGCGCGAGCGCGGAGCACGCATCCGCTGCGTGTCGCAGCAGCTGGCCGGAGAGCTCGCTGCCCTCGACCCGCGCATCGCGGAGCGCGTGACCGTCGAGCCCGCACCCCTGGACACCGAGGGAGCGCCGTCGCGCGCGGCGGCCCGAGCTCTCTTGGGAGTCGCCGAGGACGAGCGCCTGCTGGTCATCGCCGGGCGCCTCGTCCGCGAGAAGCGCCTCGACGTGGCGCTCGCTGCGGCGGAGTTGATCCCCGAGGCCCGAGTGGTCGTGCTCGGCGACGGGCCCGAACACAGCCGCTTGCGCGAGCTGTTTCCATCCGCGCGGTTCCTGGGGCTCTTGCCGCGGGACCGAGCCCTCGCTTGGATCGCAGCGGCGGATCTGGTGCTGTCGGCGTCGCGCACCGAAGGCGCACCGACGGTCCTGCGCGAGGCCCGCTCGCTCGGCGTCCCGGTCGTCAGCGCCGTGGCAGGTGACCTCGCGCGCTGGGCGGAGCAGGATCGGGACGTGTGGACGGTGACATGA
- a CDS encoding DUF4013 domain-containing protein — translation MAETVAHYPSATKARYPPAPMQPPWQPQLPNPAPAEYLSPGAGDGQGVSVIGAVKAVLADQNAKTNVLLGIVFMLIPIVGPIALSGWMCEAHQRLLRRHPNPMPKIDFNDFGEYIKRGLAVFLSSLIITLPVLFIAYAVMGAAGFATFAAIAGTNEPLIGVAVGVVVGLFGFVLLLALSVVVNSVHTRAELTEEVGEALKFGKIMAYARATFGTVLVKNIAFSFVAFGMVLVGILLCYLGLYPAIVVVQLASMHLRYQIYTDYLAKGGEPIPLKPPQALPSEARAPAY, via the coding sequence ATGGCCGAGACCGTAGCGCACTACCCGAGCGCGACCAAAGCGCGCTACCCTCCCGCCCCGATGCAGCCCCCCTGGCAACCTCAGCTGCCGAACCCTGCTCCGGCCGAGTACCTCTCCCCCGGCGCCGGCGACGGCCAAGGGGTGAGCGTGATCGGGGCGGTCAAAGCCGTGCTCGCCGACCAGAACGCGAAGACCAACGTGCTGCTCGGCATCGTCTTCATGCTCATCCCCATCGTGGGGCCCATCGCGCTGTCCGGCTGGATGTGCGAGGCACACCAACGCCTCCTGCGCCGCCACCCGAACCCGATGCCGAAGATCGACTTCAACGACTTCGGCGAGTACATCAAGCGCGGGTTGGCGGTGTTCCTGTCGTCGCTGATCATCACGCTGCCGGTGCTCTTCATCGCCTACGCGGTGATGGGCGCCGCCGGCTTCGCCACCTTCGCGGCCATCGCGGGCACCAACGAGCCGCTGATCGGCGTCGCGGTCGGCGTGGTCGTCGGGCTCTTCGGCTTCGTCCTGCTCTTGGCCCTGAGCGTGGTGGTCAACTCGGTGCACACCCGCGCCGAGCTCACCGAAGAGGTCGGCGAGGCGCTCAAGTTCGGCAAGATCATGGCCTACGCCCGCGCGACCTTCGGCACGGTGCTGGTCAAGAACATCGCCTTCAGCTTCGTCGCCTTCGGCATGGTGCTGGTCGGCATCCTGCTCTGCTACCTGGGGCTCTACCCCGCCATCGTCGTGGTGCAGCTCGCCTCGATGCACCTGCGCTATCAGATCTACACGGACTACCTGGCCAAGGGCGGCGAGCCGATCCCGCTCAAGCCGCCCCAAGCGCTGCCTTCGGAGGCGCGCGCGCCGGCGTACTAG